In a genomic window of Aricia agestis chromosome 2, ilAriAges1.1, whole genome shotgun sequence:
- the LOC121736481 gene encoding uncharacterized protein LOC121736481 produces the protein MDNIRQLREKIESFITCSDRRCPTLSERYQRHRLKHHSLHRKQPPQLESPSMRSSSSHSYGKEKATESLGTNTEEKKFEEYYNVKEEIMDWSKDLPVYHNPKFENIKQNVITKNP, from the exons ATGGACAACATAAGGCAGTTGAGAGAAAAAATAGAATCATTCATA ACGTGCAGCGATAGACGTTGCCCAACCCTGAGCGAACGCTATCAAAGGCACCGCTTAAAACACCATTCCTTGCATAGGAAACAGCCACCGCAGCTG GAGAGCCCGTCAATGAGAAGCAGCTCTTCCCATTCGTATGGAAAAGAAAAAGCAACAGAAAGCTTGGGAACAAatacagaagaaaaaaaattcgaagaatattataatgtaaaagaaGAAATAATGGATTGGTCAAAAGATTTACCTGTTTATCATAATCCAAAATTTGagaatataaaacaaaatgta atCACAAagaatccatag
- the LOC121736488 gene encoding cellular nucleic acid-binding protein homolog encodes MLPRRRLPGHRHLDGQNHGRPQGRTERVAPCPHGCRQEVSNFWAAAGSGKWVLAKVVLLASRPKRCYRCLDTGHLAPSCQFPVDRSGNCFRCGKPGHKAANCAEEPSCFFCAELDRESNNVLGSNGCFTAASKSPSSRRKHKARPRKRPGANKAGASETVPAMEVEA; translated from the coding sequence ATGTTACCAAGGCGGCGGCTGCCTGGCCACCGACATCTGGACGGGCAAAATCATGGTAGGCCCCAGGGGCGCACGGAGCGTGTGGCCCCATGTCCCCACGGATGCCGCCAAGAAGTTAGTAACTTCTGGGCGGCTGCAGGTAGTGGCAAATGGGTCCTGGCAAAGGTGGTGCTGCTGGCCTCGAGGCCAAAGCGGTGCTACCGATGTCTGGACACCGGCCACCTGGCACCGAGCTGCCAGTtcccggtagaccgtagcggaAATTGCTTCCGTTGCGGgaagccggggcacaaggccgccAACTGTGCGGAGGAGCCCAGCTGCTTCTTCTGCGCAGAGCTCGACAGAGAGAGCAACAACGTGCTGGGGAGTAACGGCTGTTTTACAGCAGCCAGCAAGTCTCCCAGCTCGAGGAGGAAGCACAAGGCTCGGCCGCGTAAGCGACCTGGAGCCAATAAGGCCGGGGCGAGTGAAACCGTCCCCGCCATGGAGGTTGAAGCCTAG
- the LOC121736471 gene encoding uncharacterized protein LOC121736471, protein MAYFHGKTKSDLVVTVRNGKRQCFFKENGDNPSYSGTNFKKDLNCESTHCNSSVQVTDGRYASTYQISHCHVSPTSPSEELTEFPLQRKLLNSGDSHFKVGTGPKNVPRSSEPLRRDNPNAIENMPRLKHADEFLSSLRKYSKPSYNKNLEITEKNNGGKHAKNPLDAPSSANKTDEPLALEERSQCNNFISKGEAQKCEISKWLREDRAKHGTKPSFTTAIDVRELQKSTRKDKESLRSVTLPNIAYSIDPSFFLQEEIEADTISPELKANNIQILQDMQFIKQNRKETEIQTEINTVSDANKITLVKNGLEMLQPHHFNNYLNYKTPNIVTAKENKCFNVNLDIPNYQQVFPESNDVNSNSNDEFLKDAIKRWVQIMLIETGRCTDHDELNFVFQYLLKHLKILKNYNYFILNSKSQYTLKTIPFVNNDDLLSTIVSDENDTNNMTIIIERLTDMLMEKIRLIYKKQYTVHNNTVKRNLKIKEILPTLGDDFYKENHFQKGLFKVDQYPETEKKIIIKESGNNNTSTSFSEIQTAIQDWLDLLDLSQDLQNCKNIAIVSLASEIKKRIDRQNYIKSRSPSYIVSDEIELEYLHYLIFKWNNKYFSKQRIEMLRNVKTLFYSIRKLR, encoded by the exons ATGGCATATTTTCATGGTAAAACAAAGTCCGATCTTGTAGTCACAGTACGTAATGGAAAGAGACAATGCTTCTTTAAAGAAaatg GAGACAATCCATCCTACAGTGGGACGAATTTCAAGAAAGACTTAAATTGTGAATCCACACATTGTAATAGCAGCGTGCAAGTGACTGATGGGCGGTATGCTAGCACGTATCAG atATCGCACTGTCACGTTTCTCCAACTTCGCCATCTGAAGAGCTTACGGAATTTCCACTACAACGAAAACTTCTAAATTCAG GTGACAGTCATTTTAAAGTCGGTACAGGTCCTAAAAATGTTCCCAGATCAAGTGAGCCGCTAAGAAGAGACAATCCTAATGCAATAG aaaatatgcCACGACTAAAACACGCTGATGAATTTCTTAGTTCCCTTCGTAAATATTCTAAGCCTTCCTATAACAAAAATTTGGAAATAACGGAAAAAAATAATGGAGGAAAACATGCGAAAAACC CATTAGATGCGCCGTCTTCTGCAAACAAAACTGATGAACCATTAGCATTAGAAGAACGTTCTCAGTGCAACAACTTCATCAG TAAAGGTGAAGCACAAAAGTGCGAGATATCAAAGTGGTTACGCGAAGACCGAGCCAAACATGGAACTAAGCCCTCTTTCACTACTGCAATTGATGTTAGAGAACTACAGAAGTCTACAAGAAAGGACAAGGAAAGTCTACGTTCTGTGACATTGCCAAAT attgcaTATTCTATCGATCCATCATTTTTCTTACAAGAAGAAATAGAGGCTGATACGATATCTCCCGAACTAAAGGCTAATAACATACAAATTTTACAAGATATGCAGTTTATTAAACAAAACAGAAAGGAGACAGAAATTCAAACCGAAATTAACACAGTATCAGACGCAAATAAAATTACTCTAGTCAAAAACGGTTTAGAAATGCTACAACCACaccattttaataattatttaaattacaagacaccaaatatagtaactGCGAAGGAAAATAAATGCTTCAATGTGAACTTAGATATTCCAAATTACCAGCAAGTTTTCCCTGAAAGCAATGATGTCAACTCAAATTCAAATGATGAATTCTTAAAAGAtgctataaaacgttgggtGCAAATCATGTTAATTGAAACAGGACGTTGCACTGATCATGATGAGCTAAATTTTGTGTTTCAGTACTTGTTGAAACATctcaaaatattgaaaaactacaattatttcatattaaattctAAAAGTCAATATACACTAAAAACTATTCCTTTTGTGAACAATGATGATCTTCTAAGCACGATCGTGTCTGATGAAAACGATACCAATAATATGACGATAATAATAGAAAGATTAACGGACATGTTAATGGAAAAGATAAGATTAATTTACAAAAAGCAATATACTGTACATAATAATACGGTTAAAAGAAatctaaagattaaagaaatttTACCCACGCTTGGAGATGACTTCTATAAAG AAAATCACTTTCAAAAAGGCTTATTTAAAGTGGATCAATATCCTGAAACGGAaaagaagataataattaaagaatcaggtaataataatacttctactAGTTTTTCTGAGATACAGACAGCTATACAAGACTGGCTGGATCTGTTAGATTTGTCTCAAGATTTGCAAAATTGCAAAAATATAGCTATCGTCTCTTTAGCCAGTGAAATAAAGAAAAGAATAGACAGACAAAATTACATAAAGTCACGTTCTCCATCTTATATCGTATCTGATGAAATTGAATTGGAGTATCTTCATTATTTGATTTTCAAATggaataacaaatatttttccaaaCAAAGGATCGAAATGTTGAGAAatgtaaaaactttattttatagtaTTCGAAAATTAAGGTGA